A stretch of the Sphingosinithalassobacter tenebrarum genome encodes the following:
- the argB gene encoding acetylglutamate kinase, producing MTDHSPDPAMLAKAETLTEALPYLQRYAGKTFVVKYGGHAMGDPELARDFAEDVVLLKAVGINPIVVHGGGPQIGAMLKQLGIESQFVGGLRVTDKATAEVAEMVLAGKINKEIVAWIAEAGGRAVGISGKDARLVTAEKVKRSEPDPNSGIERHVDLGFVGDPVHVDPSILHQLAKDGIIPVVAPVALGADGDTYNINADTMAGAIAAACNASRFFLLTDVAGVLSKDGDLQTDLDPAGIDALIKDGTISGGMIPKVETCVKAVERGVDAAVILDGRIPHGMLLEIFTRRGAGTLVRKNGRA from the coding sequence ATGACCGATCACAGCCCCGACCCCGCAATGCTCGCCAAGGCGGAGACGCTCACCGAGGCGCTCCCCTATCTGCAGCGTTACGCGGGAAAGACCTTTGTCGTGAAATATGGCGGTCACGCGATGGGCGATCCCGAGCTGGCGCGCGATTTCGCGGAAGACGTGGTGCTGCTCAAGGCCGTCGGAATCAATCCGATCGTGGTGCATGGCGGCGGCCCGCAGATCGGCGCGATGCTCAAGCAGCTCGGCATCGAATCGCAGTTCGTCGGCGGGCTGCGCGTCACCGACAAGGCGACCGCCGAAGTCGCCGAAATGGTGCTGGCGGGGAAGATCAACAAGGAGATCGTCGCGTGGATCGCCGAAGCGGGCGGCCGCGCGGTGGGCATTTCGGGCAAGGACGCGCGGCTCGTCACTGCCGAAAAGGTGAAGCGCAGCGAGCCCGATCCCAATTCGGGGATAGAGCGCCATGTCGATCTGGGGTTCGTCGGCGATCCGGTGCATGTCGATCCTTCGATCCTGCACCAGCTTGCCAAGGACGGCATCATTCCTGTCGTCGCGCCGGTCGCGCTCGGCGCCGATGGCGACACCTACAACATCAATGCCGACACGATGGCGGGCGCGATCGCGGCGGCGTGCAATGCCTCGCGCTTCTTCCTGCTCACCGATGTCGCGGGCGTGCTTTCGAAGGACGGCGATCTTCAGACCGATCTCGATCCGGCGGGGATCGACGCGCTGATCAAGGACGGGACGATTTCGGGCGGGATGATCCCCAAGGTCGAAACCTGCGTGAAGGCAGTCGAACGGGGCGTCGACGCCGCGGTCATCCTCGACGGGCGCATCCCGCACGGGATGCTGCTGGAAATCTTCACCCGGCGCGGTGCGGGCACGCTTGTCCGCAAAAACGGGCGGGCTTGA
- a CDS encoding YggT family protein, which translates to MLIPLLQIVQLLLTVFTFVIVAQAILSWLIVFNVINTYNEFVRSLWNGLKVVTEPVYRPIRKILPDFGALDISPLIVLLVLYILNNIVIANAIRSLMRAGY; encoded by the coding sequence ATCCTGATTCCCCTTCTCCAGATCGTCCAGCTGCTGCTGACGGTCTTCACCTTCGTCATCGTTGCGCAGGCGATCCTGTCCTGGCTGATCGTCTTCAACGTGATCAACACCTATAACGAATTCGTCCGTTCGCTGTGGAACGGGCTGAAGGTCGTGACCGAGCCGGTCTATCGCCCGATCAGGAAGATTCTGCCCGATTTCGGCGCGCTCGACATTTCGCCGCTGATCGTGCTGTTGGTCCTCTACATCCTCAACAACATCGTGATTGCCAACGCGATCCGATCGCTGATGCGCGCGGGATACTGA
- a CDS encoding DUF167 domain-containing protein: MPAWRMRDDGIEIAVRVTPRAKRAQFAAGTEEHFAVRLAAPPVEGAANTALIALVAKQFDVGKRAVTLIAGETSRLKRLAIAGDATALAERAASHYGDTP; this comes from the coding sequence ATGCCCGCATGGCGTATGCGCGACGACGGCATCGAGATCGCCGTTCGCGTGACGCCGCGGGCAAAGCGCGCGCAATTCGCCGCGGGTACCGAAGAGCATTTCGCCGTCCGACTCGCCGCGCCGCCGGTGGAGGGCGCCGCCAACACCGCGCTGATCGCGCTGGTGGCAAAGCAATTCGACGTGGGAAAGCGCGCAGTGACGCTGATTGCGGGCGAAACCTCCCGGCTCAAGCGGCTGGCGATCGCCGGTGATGCGACAGCGCTGGCGGAGCGCGCCGCAAGCCATTATGGCGACACGCCATGA
- the folD gene encoding bifunctional methylenetetrahydrofolate dehydrogenase/methenyltetrahydrofolate cyclohydrolase FolD, giving the protein MSARIIDGKAFAADLRERVASHVPAFRERTGRSPGLAVVLVGEDPASAVYVRNKGKMTRAAGMESIEHRLDAKVEQDELNALVDRLNADPTVDGILVQLPLPPHLDADEVILRIDPDKDVDGFHPVNAGRLASGLPAMVPCTPLGCLMLLEDELGDLSGKDAVVIGRSNIVGKPMAALLTAKSCTVTVAHSRTRNLPHYLKHADIVVAAVGRPQFVHGEWLKPGATVIDVGINRTEDGLVGDVDFDSAASMAGAITPVPGGVGPMTIAVLLRNTLVAAHRREGVPLDESAI; this is encoded by the coding sequence ATGAGCGCCCGGATCATCGATGGAAAAGCCTTTGCCGCAGACCTGCGTGAGCGGGTGGCGAGCCATGTCCCCGCCTTTCGCGAGCGGACCGGACGCAGTCCGGGGCTGGCGGTGGTGCTGGTCGGCGAGGATCCCGCATCCGCCGTCTATGTCCGCAACAAGGGCAAGATGACGCGCGCGGCGGGGATGGAGAGCATTGAGCATCGGCTCGACGCGAAGGTCGAGCAGGACGAACTCAACGCGCTGGTCGACCGGCTCAACGCCGATCCGACGGTCGACGGAATCCTGGTCCAGCTGCCGCTGCCGCCGCATCTCGATGCCGACGAAGTTATCCTGCGCATCGACCCCGACAAGGATGTCGACGGCTTTCACCCGGTCAATGCCGGCCGGCTGGCCAGCGGCCTGCCCGCGATGGTGCCGTGCACGCCGCTCGGCTGCCTGATGCTGCTCGAGGATGAACTCGGCGACCTTTCGGGCAAGGACGCAGTGGTGATCGGCCGGTCGAACATCGTCGGCAAGCCGATGGCGGCGCTGCTGACGGCGAAAAGCTGCACCGTAACGGTTGCGCATTCGCGCACGCGCAACCTGCCGCACTATCTCAAACATGCCGATATCGTCGTTGCCGCGGTCGGGCGTCCGCAATTCGTCCACGGCGAATGGCTCAAGCCCGGCGCGACGGTTATCGATGTCGGCATCAACCGTACCGAGGACGGGCTGGTCGGCGATGTCGATTTCGACAGCGCGGCGAGCATGGCAGGCGCCATCACACCGGTGCCCGGCGGCGTCGGGCCGATGACGATCGCGGTACTGCTGCGTAATACGCTCGTTGCCGCGCACCGCCGCGAAGGCGTGCCGCTGGACGAAAGCGCGATCTGA
- a CDS encoding MarC family protein, with protein MIELFISTFMTFFVVIDPLGCAPIYAGLTAGASSRERVAMATRAVVVSAVILLIFAWVGEQLLGALGISLDAFRIAGGIMLFLIAIDMVFEKRSQRREDRAQKILEQPEVEDVSIFPMAMPMIAGPGSIASIMLLMSQSDGTQATIVVLAAMMTILVLTLVALIAAGPLMRLLGAKIEAVITRLLGVLLAALATQFVVDGLRESFLTVAPALH; from the coding sequence ATGATCGAACTGTTCATCTCCACCTTCATGACGTTCTTCGTCGTGATCGATCCGCTCGGCTGCGCCCCCATCTATGCCGGGCTGACGGCCGGCGCGAGTTCGCGCGAGCGCGTTGCGATGGCGACGCGCGCCGTGGTCGTGTCGGCGGTAATCCTGCTCATCTTCGCCTGGGTGGGCGAGCAACTGCTCGGCGCGCTCGGCATCAGCCTCGACGCGTTCCGCATCGCGGGCGGCATCATGCTGTTCCTGATCGCGATCGACATGGTGTTCGAAAAGCGCTCGCAACGGCGCGAGGATCGCGCGCAGAAGATCCTCGAACAGCCTGAAGTCGAGGACGTCTCGATCTTTCCGATGGCGATGCCGATGATCGCCGGGCCGGGATCGATCGCGTCGATCATGCTGCTGATGTCGCAGTCGGACGGGACTCAGGCCACCATCGTCGTGCTGGCGGCAATGATGACGATCCTGGTGCTGACGCTGGTGGCGCTGATCGCCGCCGGGCCACTGATGCGACTGCTCGGCGCCAAGATCGAAGCAGTCATAACCCGGCTGCTGGGCGTGCTGCTTGCCGCGCTGGCGACTCAGTTCGTCGTCGACGGGCTGCGCGAGAGCTTTCTCACCGTGGCGCCCGCGCTTCACTGA
- a CDS encoding AcrB/AcrD/AcrF family protein, which produces MQHLPSGALRLRDDFDRHWLRWALLAWLLIAAWFLATRWGMIYWLALGDTDDNMRLMQVRALLDGQGWYDLRQYRLDPPGGFNIHWSRLVDLPIAGMILLLQPLLGTAMAEKIACGIAPLLPLGVVVTAMSLAVRRLVAPLAWPITVALMLGCTSTMLMFAPLRIDHHGWQLACLAVTVAGMADPRRARGGATVGLSSALSLTIGLELLPYCAAAGAIVTLRWIWDGEEARRMRTYGLTLASGSAFGFAVFGSYDNMAMRCDALTPVWLSAMIAAGGLLFAMSLPRIARRWLRLVMAAAAGAFIAGAFASVFPQCVGGRLEGVSPELEETWLNNVREARPIFRVPLRNALPISVLPAIGLIGALVAFWRARRTPAAVGWAAVALFTLFASAMLMWQVRAGPAAQMLSLPGATALLWIIVPWCMRQRWMLVRVIGVVAAFMIVSGLFVAYVIKWLPIDLPTGRSPVVAKANSNCQRFWAMKPLEKLPSATMFTQVDLGPRLITLTHHNAVAGPYHRNGQAILDVHHAFTGKPQDFRPIAARHHAEYVLICVNMAETTVYRARNPHGFYAQLHRGIVPDWLTPVELPEKTPFKLWRIDYDAPAAPPADQ; this is translated from the coding sequence TTGCAGCATTTGCCGTCCGGCGCGCTCCGCCTGAGGGACGATTTCGACCGGCACTGGCTTCGCTGGGCACTGCTTGCCTGGCTGCTGATCGCTGCCTGGTTCCTGGCGACGCGCTGGGGCATGATCTACTGGCTCGCGCTCGGCGACACCGACGACAATATGCGGCTGATGCAGGTCCGTGCGCTGCTCGACGGGCAGGGCTGGTACGATCTGCGCCAGTATCGCCTCGACCCGCCGGGCGGATTCAATATCCACTGGTCGCGGCTGGTCGACTTGCCGATCGCGGGGATGATCCTGCTGCTGCAGCCGCTGCTCGGCACTGCGATGGCGGAGAAGATCGCCTGCGGCATCGCGCCGCTGCTGCCGCTGGGCGTGGTGGTGACGGCGATGTCGCTCGCCGTGCGGCGTCTCGTCGCGCCGCTCGCATGGCCGATCACCGTCGCGCTGATGCTCGGCTGTACGTCGACGATGCTGATGTTCGCGCCGCTGCGGATCGATCATCATGGCTGGCAGCTCGCCTGTCTGGCGGTGACGGTCGCGGGCATGGCCGATCCGCGCCGGGCGCGGGGCGGCGCCACGGTGGGGCTCTCCAGCGCACTGTCGCTCACCATCGGGCTCGAACTGCTGCCCTATTGCGCGGCGGCGGGCGCGATCGTCACGCTGCGCTGGATCTGGGACGGTGAAGAGGCGCGGCGGATGCGCACCTATGGCCTGACGCTGGCAAGCGGCAGCGCCTTCGGATTCGCGGTGTTCGGTTCCTACGACAATATGGCGATGCGCTGCGACGCGCTGACGCCGGTCTGGCTGTCGGCGATGATCGCGGCGGGCGGGCTGCTGTTCGCCATGTCGCTGCCGCGGATCGCGCGGCGCTGGCTGCGGCTGGTGATGGCGGCGGCGGCGGGCGCGTTCATTGCCGGAGCCTTCGCCAGCGTCTTTCCGCAATGCGTCGGCGGGCGGCTCGAAGGCGTGTCGCCGGAGCTTGAGGAGACCTGGCTCAACAATGTGCGCGAGGCGCGACCGATCTTCCGCGTGCCGCTGCGCAATGCGCTGCCGATCTCCGTGCTGCCCGCGATCGGGCTGATCGGCGCGCTGGTCGCCTTCTGGCGCGCGCGGCGTACTCCTGCGGCAGTGGGGTGGGCGGCAGTGGCGCTGTTCACGCTGTTCGCTTCGGCGATGCTGATGTGGCAGGTGCGCGCCGGCCCCGCAGCGCAGATGCTCAGCCTGCCCGGCGCCACTGCGCTGCTCTGGATCATCGTGCCCTGGTGCATGCGCCAGCGCTGGATGCTGGTGCGCGTGATCGGCGTGGTCGCCGCCTTCATGATCGTGTCGGGGCTGTTCGTTGCCTATGTCATCAAATGGCTGCCGATCGACCTGCCCACCGGGCGCAGCCCGGTGGTGGCCAAGGCGAACAGCAACTGCCAGCGTTTCTGGGCGATGAAGCCGCTCGAGAAACTGCCGAGCGCGACGATGTTCACGCAGGTCGATCTCGGCCCGCGCCTGATCACGCTGACGCATCACAATGCCGTTGCCGGGCCCTATCACCGCAACGGCCAGGCGATCCTGGACGTGCATCATGCCTTTACCGGCAAGCCGCAGGACTTCCGGCCGATCGCGGCGCGCCATCATGCCGAATATGTGCTGATCTGCGTCAACATGGCCGAAACCACAGTGTATCGCGCACGCAATCCGCACGGCTTCTATGCACAGTTGCATCGCGGGATCGTTCCCGACTGGCTGACGCCGGTCGAGCTGCCCGAAAAAACGCCGTTCAAGCTGTGGCGGATCGACTATGACGCGCCCGCAGCGCCGCCCGCCGATCAGTGA
- a CDS encoding GtrA family protein: MLGQLIRFGIAGGISTLIYSAVYLPLAYWVFPDLAVAAVPFAFAVAVTAGFFLHSLWSFKGHGTRDNSGKQHAKFVVVQGAGLVLNAAFTWIMADYLHWPDWTPLLPIVTVTPLVTFSLNRQWVFG, translated from the coding sequence GTGCTCGGCCAGCTGATCCGTTTCGGGATCGCCGGGGGCATTTCGACGCTTATCTATTCGGCGGTCTATCTGCCGCTTGCCTATTGGGTGTTCCCCGATCTGGCGGTGGCGGCAGTCCCCTTTGCCTTTGCCGTCGCGGTGACGGCGGGCTTCTTCCTTCACTCGCTGTGGAGCTTCAAGGGGCATGGCACGCGCGACAATAGCGGGAAGCAGCATGCCAAGTTCGTCGTGGTGCAGGGTGCCGGGCTGGTGCTCAACGCGGCTTTCACCTGGATAATGGCCGACTATCTGCACTGGCCGGACTGGACGCCGCTGCTGCCGATCGTCACGGTCACGCCGCTAGTCACCTTTTCGCTCAACCGGCAGTGGGTGTTCGGATAA
- a CDS encoding class I SAM-dependent methyltransferase — protein sequence MDRIVYDRMAAHDTTHWWYRARRDVLADYLTRWGALPEAARILEIGCGTGHNLPMLAQFGEIDAIEIDEDAGRYAAERLGKPIGTAPLPELTGVERGAYDLVAVLDVIEHVENDVAALKAMAACLKPGGRILITVPAHQWMWSAHDVVNHHHRRYSKTTLTQSLRAAGLGWKKLGYFNSLLFPAAVAQRAVGKLTRKEDSDDSPPPAPLNMAFETIFRLERHLVGRVPLPPGLSIIALASPKG from the coding sequence ATGGATCGCATCGTCTATGATCGCATGGCCGCGCACGACACCACCCATTGGTGGTATCGCGCCCGCCGCGACGTGCTCGCCGATTATCTGACGCGGTGGGGCGCGTTGCCGGAGGCGGCACGCATTCTCGAAATCGGCTGCGGCACCGGCCACAACCTGCCGATGCTCGCGCAATTCGGCGAGATCGACGCGATCGAAATCGACGAGGATGCGGGCAGATATGCCGCCGAGCGGCTGGGCAAGCCGATCGGCACCGCGCCGCTGCCCGAACTGACCGGCGTCGAACGCGGCGCCTATGACCTCGTCGCGGTGCTCGATGTGATCGAGCATGTCGAGAATGACGTCGCCGCGCTCAAGGCGATGGCCGCGTGCCTGAAACCCGGCGGGCGCATCCTGATCACCGTGCCCGCGCATCAATGGATGTGGAGCGCGCATGACGTGGTGAACCATCACCATCGCCGCTATTCGAAGACGACGCTGACGCAATCGCTGCGCGCGGCGGGGCTGGGGTGGAAAAAGCTCGGCTATTTCAATTCGCTGCTGTTTCCCGCCGCAGTCGCGCAGCGCGCCGTCGGCAAGTTGACGCGCAAGGAAGACAGCGACGATTCGCCGCCGCCCGCACCGCTCAACATGGCGTTCGAAACGATCTTCCGGCTCGAGCGGCATCTGGTGGGCCGCGTGCCGCTGCCGCCGGGGTTGTCGATCATCGCACTGGCTTCGCCCAAAGGCTGA
- a CDS encoding glycosyltransferase family 2 protein has product MNRPRLSVVVPCYNEEGCLETLHARVSAAARDAVGEDFEVVLVNDGSKDDSWSVMQRLSAADPRLVAINLSRNHGHQLALTAGLDLCSGEEILIIDADLQDPPELLAEMRRTMAEQQADVVYAVRRKREGETIFKKITAAFFYRMLDKITDTPIPLDTGDFRLMTRRALDAFLSLPEQARFIRGMVAWVGFRQVPFAYDRAERHAGETKYPLGKMIRFALDAVTGFSTAPLRFASHVGLVLTAASALLVLYIVGGWIMGRNAAGWTSTMLVVVVLGAVQMFVLGMIGEYLGRLYVEAKRRPLYLVADIAGPVQGRASLGYRQHDAGPVTFAPHMPPLPEEDDNPEQSRSG; this is encoded by the coding sequence ATGAATCGCCCCCGGCTCTCCGTCGTCGTCCCCTGCTATAACGAGGAAGGTTGCCTCGAAACGCTGCACGCGCGCGTTTCCGCCGCCGCGCGCGACGCAGTGGGGGAAGATTTCGAAGTCGTGCTCGTGAACGACGGGTCGAAGGACGACAGCTGGAGCGTGATGCAGCGCCTGTCGGCGGCCGATCCGAGGCTGGTCGCGATCAACCTGTCGCGCAATCACGGGCATCAGCTTGCGCTCACCGCCGGGCTCGACCTGTGCTCGGGCGAGGAAATCCTGATCATCGACGCCGATCTGCAGGACCCGCCCGAACTGCTCGCCGAAATGCGCAGGACGATGGCCGAACAGCAGGCGGACGTCGTCTATGCCGTGCGCCGCAAGCGCGAAGGCGAGACGATCTTCAAGAAGATCACGGCCGCCTTTTTCTATCGCATGCTCGACAAGATCACCGACACGCCGATCCCGCTCGATACCGGCGACTTCCGCCTGATGACGCGGCGCGCGCTCGACGCGTTCCTGTCGCTGCCCGAACAGGCGCGGTTCATTCGCGGCATGGTGGCATGGGTCGGTTTCCGGCAGGTGCCCTTCGCCTATGATCGCGCGGAGCGGCATGCGGGCGAAACCAAATATCCGCTTGGCAAGATGATCCGTTTCGCGCTCGATGCGGTGACCGGCTTTTCCACTGCGCCGCTGCGCTTCGCCAGCCATGTCGGGCTGGTGCTGACGGCTGCCTCGGCGCTGCTCGTCCTCTACATCGTCGGCGGCTGGATCATGGGGCGCAATGCGGCGGGCTGGACCTCGACGATGCTCGTCGTCGTCGTGCTCGGCGCGGTGCAGATGTTCGTGCTCGGGATGATCGGCGAATATCTTGGCCGGCTCTATGTCGAGGCGAAGCGACGGCCGCTCTATCTCGTCGCCGACATTGCCGGGCCGGTGCAGGGCCGCGCCTCGCTTGGCTATCGCCAGCACGACGCCGGGCCGGTGACGTTCGCGCCGCACATGCCGCCATTGCCCGAAGAAGACGACAATCCCGAGCAAAGCCGTTCGGGCTGA
- a CDS encoding transcriptional regulator, which translates to MSGAPDEVIHQSTRLRIMTALDAEAAGAALDFARLKRITGATDGNLGAHLTTLEKAGYIALEKQPVGKRTRTWVSITAAGRAAYARHLLFLRSILDGTAAGEGD; encoded by the coding sequence ATGAGCGGCGCGCCCGACGAAGTGATCCACCAGTCGACGCGGCTGCGGATCATGACCGCGCTCGACGCCGAGGCGGCGGGCGCGGCGCTCGATTTCGCGCGGCTCAAGCGCATTACCGGTGCCACCGACGGCAATCTCGGCGCGCATCTGACCACGCTCGAAAAAGCGGGCTATATCGCGCTTGAAAAACAGCCGGTCGGCAAGCGCACGCGCACCTGGGTGTCGATCACCGCGGCGGGCCGCGCCGCCTATGCGCGGCACCTCCTCTTCCTGCGGTCGATCCTCGACGGGACGGCGGCTGGAGAGGGCGACTGA
- a CDS encoding acyl-CoA thioester hydrolase/BAAT C-terminal domain-containing protein produces the protein MQLKQLTAAALMLAPLAASAQPATGTAPATQGVAVREDGLVGRWFAPAGSGPAPVILVLGGSEGGLDSATGIAERLAQEGYGVLALAWFGAEGLPEQLQEIPLEYFETAIGWIADRPRTDDAHIGVFGASKGGEAALLIASRDPRLHAVVAAVPSSVVWPGINRDDYMDIKSSFTADGEPVSYLPYDFSEAFTGIHDLYARSLAFRDDHPEAIIPVERINGPVLLISAQDDALWPSTEMAEQVMARLDAKGFAPTRRHIAYPDAGHIGIFVAGGNGDDSAYSRMGGTPEGNAAARADMWPQVVAFYREALGAAPQD, from the coding sequence ATGCAGTTGAAGCAATTGACCGCCGCCGCGCTGATGCTCGCGCCGCTCGCGGCGTCCGCGCAGCCGGCGACAGGCACCGCGCCGGCGACGCAGGGCGTGGCGGTGCGCGAAGACGGGTTGGTCGGCCGCTGGTTCGCACCCGCCGGTTCCGGCCCAGCGCCGGTGATCCTGGTGTTGGGCGGATCGGAAGGCGGGCTCGATAGCGCGACCGGAATCGCCGAGCGGCTGGCGCAGGAAGGCTATGGCGTGCTCGCGCTCGCCTGGTTCGGCGCCGAGGGGTTGCCCGAGCAGCTTCAGGAAATTCCGCTCGAATATTTCGAGACCGCCATCGGCTGGATCGCCGATCGCCCGCGTACCGACGATGCGCATATCGGGGTGTTCGGCGCTTCGAAGGGCGGTGAGGCGGCGCTGCTGATCGCTTCGCGCGACCCGCGTCTGCATGCCGTCGTCGCCGCGGTGCCGAGTTCGGTGGTCTGGCCGGGGATCAACCGCGACGACTATATGGATATCAAATCCAGCTTCACCGCGGACGGCGAGCCGGTTTCCTATCTGCCCTATGACTTCAGCGAAGCGTTCACAGGCATTCATGACCTCTACGCGCGCAGCCTCGCCTTTCGCGACGATCATCCCGAGGCCATCATCCCGGTCGAGCGGATCAATGGCCCGGTGCTGTTGATCTCCGCGCAGGACGACGCGCTATGGCCGTCGACCGAAATGGCCGAGCAGGTGATGGCGCGGCTCGACGCCAAGGGCTTTGCGCCGACGCGCCGCCATATCGCCTATCCCGACGCCGGGCATATCGGAATCTTCGTCGCCGGTGGCAATGGCGATGACAGCGCCTATAGCCGGATGGGCGGCACGCCCGAAGGCAATGCCGCCGCGCGCGCCGATATGTGGCCGCAGGTCGTGGCATTTTATCGCGAGGCGCTCGGCGCCGCCCCGCAGGATTGA
- a CDS encoding TonB-dependent hemoglobin/transferrin/lactoferrin family receptor, producing MFKRPTAIAIGCSLIALTAAMPSQAQTQSQERAEARQDSAASSPAQPPITVIATRMAIAADEAPATVTVIDARQMADELVTDIRDLVRFEPGITVPRQPARFGAALGTTGRAGNEGFTVRGIGGNRVLIQVDGVRVPDGFTFGAQSAGRGDYVDLGLIKSVEFLRGPASALYGSDGLSGVVSFTTSDPEDLIDPGNDFGGLVRAGYHSADQEFSETAILAGRTGDWSAMLAYTRRDFQEMENQGDVGGTGSSRTEPNPQDGNSNALLGRIVYSHGSHRLRLTGEYIDTYLYTDVLSGLGDNGMGASVDNLVGRDTGERKRVAFDWSWQGSGTIDHARLSAYWQDSEDRQFTVEDRTPSADRERLNTFENRVWGLSGETGAAFDTGPLSHRLLLGGDISFTRQEGLRDGTVPPFGETFPTRAFPATDYMLAGIYLADEIEVGPVTFYPALRADWYDLDPTDDPLLPSFAGAAQHGSRVSPKIGAVLRLGEGVRLFGNYAQGFKAPEPGQVNQFFGNLAYGYISEPNPDLGPETSESYEAGIRLTGDNFRVEATAFHADYDDFISQEVVGGSFTPSDPAIYQFINLDRAEVEGVEGKFEAWTDSGFNGRMAIAYAKGDVIDPSGARTPLSSVDPLTLVLGGGYRDPAGRFGGQVVMTHGARKEADATTGLCSGDCFRPDAYTILDITAFARLGHGFTLRGGLFNVTDETYATWNDVRGLAASSSVTDAYTRPGRNGSVSLSYRF from the coding sequence ATGTTCAAACGACCGACGGCTATCGCCATCGGCTGCAGCCTGATCGCGCTGACCGCTGCGATGCCGTCCCAGGCGCAGACGCAATCGCAGGAGCGGGCGGAAGCGCGGCAGGACAGCGCGGCATCATCGCCCGCGCAGCCGCCGATCACCGTCATCGCCACCCGGATGGCGATCGCCGCCGACGAAGCACCCGCCACCGTCACGGTCATCGACGCGCGCCAGATGGCCGACGAGCTCGTCACCGATATTCGCGACCTCGTCCGCTTCGAACCGGGCATCACCGTGCCGCGTCAGCCGGCACGCTTCGGCGCCGCGCTCGGCACCACCGGCCGCGCGGGCAATGAAGGCTTTACCGTGCGCGGCATCGGCGGCAATCGCGTGCTGATCCAGGTCGACGGCGTGCGCGTGCCGGACGGCTTCACGTTCGGTGCGCAAAGCGCGGGCCGCGGCGATTATGTCGATCTGGGGCTGATCAAGTCGGTCGAATTCCTGCGCGGCCCGGCATCGGCGCTGTACGGCAGCGACGGCCTTTCGGGCGTGGTGAGCTTCACCACCAGCGATCCCGAAGACCTGATCGATCCGGGCAATGATTTCGGCGGGCTGGTCCGCGCGGGCTATCATTCGGCCGATCAGGAATTTTCCGAAACCGCGATCCTGGCCGGACGAACCGGCGACTGGTCGGCGATGCTCGCCTATACCCGCCGCGATTTCCAGGAGATGGAAAATCAGGGCGATGTCGGCGGCACCGGATCGAGCCGCACCGAACCCAATCCGCAGGACGGCAACAGCAACGCCCTGCTCGGCCGCATCGTCTACAGCCACGGCAGTCACCGGCTGCGGCTGACCGGCGAATATATCGACACCTATCTCTACACCGATGTCCTCTCCGGGCTGGGCGACAACGGCATGGGCGCGAGCGTCGACAATCTGGTCGGGCGCGACACCGGCGAGCGCAAGCGAGTCGCCTTCGACTGGAGCTGGCAGGGCTCGGGCACCATCGACCACGCACGGCTGAGCGCCTATTGGCAGGATTCGGAAGACCGCCAGTTCACGGTCGAGGACCGCACCCCCTCTGCCGATCGCGAGCGGCTCAACACTTTCGAAAATCGCGTCTGGGGGCTTTCGGGCGAAACCGGCGCTGCGTTCGACACGGGCCCGCTGTCGCATCGCCTGCTGCTTGGCGGGGACATCAGCTTCACCCGTCAGGAGGGGCTTCGTGACGGCACGGTGCCGCCCTTCGGCGAGACCTTTCCCACGCGCGCCTTTCCCGCGACCGATTATATGCTGGCGGGCATCTATCTCGCCGACGAGATCGAAGTCGGACCGGTGACCTTCTATCCCGCGCTGCGCGCCGACTGGTACGACCTCGACCCCACCGACGATCCGCTGTTGCCCAGCTTCGCCGGCGCCGCACAGCACGGATCGCGCGTCTCGCCCAAGATCGGCGCGGTGCTCCGCCTCGGCGAAGGCGTGCGGCTGTTCGGCAATTACGCCCAGGGATTCAAGGCGCCCGAGCCGGGACAGGTCAATCAGTTCTTCGGCAATCTCGCCTATGGCTATATTTCGGAGCCCAACCCCGATCTGGGGCCGGAAACCAGCGAAAGCTATGAAGCGGGCATCCGTCTGACCGGCGACAATTTCCGTGTCGAAGCGACGGCATTCCACGCCGATTACGATGATTTCATCTCGCAGGAAGTCGTCGGCGGCAGCTTCACGCCGAGCGACCCGGCCATCTATCAGTTCATCAATCTCGACCGCGCCGAAGTCGAAGGCGTCGAAGGCAAGTTCGAGGCATGGACCGACAGCGGCTTCAACGGTCGCATGGCGATCGCCTATGCCAAGGGCGACGTGATCGATCCGTCGGGCGCGCGCACACCACTGTCCTCGGTCGATCCGCTGACGCTGGTGCTGGGCGGCGGCTATCGCGATCCGGCAGGCCGGTTCGGCGGGCAGGTCGTGATGACGCACGGCGCACGCAAGGAAGCCGATGCCACCACGGGTCTGTGCAGCGGCGACTGTTTCCGGCCCGACGCCTATACGATCCTCGATATCACTGCCTTTGCGCGGCTGGGGCATGGCTTCACCCTGCGCGGCGGTCTATTCAACGTCACCGACGAGACCTACGCGACGTGGAACGATGTTCGCGGGCTTGCGGCCAGTTCGAGCGTGACGGACGCCTATACGCGGCCCGGCCGCAATGGCAGCGTATCACTGAGCTATCGATTCTGA